The proteins below come from a single Cylindrospermopsis raciborskii Cr2010 genomic window:
- a CDS encoding class I SAM-dependent methyltransferase, whose protein sequence is MQINEKTDIKKPQPSQDESFSAKEFFNRQWEVYQKVLNNNYMGHQEIYDVLHKLLAEWSKPFTMLDLGCGDASFTSGALLNTQITEYTGVDVSTAALVDAEQNIALIGCERKLVSADCWQFTNDLVQDGTHKFDVVLISFALHHLQPEEKERIINNIRTLLNPHGVFILIDIIRREKEDRESYIQRYLGNVKRDWSLIDPQEYTMVENHISSSDFPETQSWFQTISQKLGFSNFTPVYCDNLDTTELLCFYR, encoded by the coding sequence ATGCAGATCAACGAAAAAACAGATATTAAGAAACCACAACCTAGTCAAGATGAAAGCTTCTCAGCTAAAGAGTTTTTCAATAGACAGTGGGAAGTTTATCAAAAGGTATTAAACAATAATTACATGGGACATCAGGAAATATATGATGTGCTACACAAATTATTAGCTGAATGGTCAAAACCCTTTACTATGCTAGATTTAGGGTGTGGGGATGCCAGTTTCACTAGTGGAGCTTTATTAAACACCCAAATTACTGAATATACAGGTGTAGACGTATCCACAGCTGCGTTGGTGGATGCTGAACAAAACATTGCCCTAATTGGATGCGAGAGAAAACTTGTGTCAGCAGACTGTTGGCAATTCACCAATGATTTAGTCCAAGATGGAACCCACAAATTTGATGTTGTTCTCATATCCTTCGCTCTTCACCATTTGCAACCGGAGGAAAAAGAACGGATAATTAATAATATCAGAACCCTGTTAAATCCCCATGGAGTTTTCATCCTTATTGACATCATCCGTCGAGAAAAGGAAGATCGGGAAAGTTATATACAACGTTATTTAGGGAATGTGAAAAGGGACTGGTCTTTAATTGACCCCCAAGAGTATACAATGGTAGAAAATCATATTTCATCCAGTGATTTTCCTGAAACTCAGTCTTGGTTTCAAACCATCTCTCAAAAACTGGGTTTTAGCAACTTCACACCGGTTTATTGTGACAATTTAGATACTACAGAGCTATTGTGTTTTTATCGCTAG
- the frr gene encoding ribosome recycling factor, with protein MKLAEAESTMNKTVEATQRAFNSIRTGRANASLLDKVQVDYYGSPTSLKSLANITTPDATTILIQPYDRTSLNIVEKAISLSDVGLTPSNDGSVIRLNIPPLTSDRRKELVKLAAKYAEEGRVGIRNIRRDALDSIRKQEKAGEVSEDESRDQQDKLQKITSKYTAKIDELLAEKEKDITTV; from the coding sequence GTGAAATTAGCTGAAGCTGAAAGTACAATGAATAAGACCGTTGAAGCTACGCAAAGAGCTTTCAACAGCATTCGCACCGGTCGTGCCAATGCTAGTTTGCTAGATAAAGTACAAGTCGACTATTATGGATCCCCTACTTCCCTGAAATCCCTGGCCAACATTACTACACCGGATGCAACAACTATTCTCATCCAACCCTATGACAGAACCAGTCTGAATATAGTGGAAAAGGCTATCTCCTTGTCTGATGTAGGTCTAACTCCTAGTAATGATGGTTCTGTGATTCGCCTAAACATACCACCTTTAACATCTGACCGGCGTAAAGAATTAGTTAAACTAGCTGCCAAGTATGCTGAAGAAGGTCGGGTAGGAATTCGCAATATTCGACGTGATGCTCTAGACTCAATCCGCAAGCAGGAAAAAGCGGGGGAGGTTTCAGAAGACGAATCCCGGGATCAGCAGGACAAATTGCAAAAGATCACCAGCAAATATACTGCGAAAATTGATGAATTGCTTGCAGAAAAGGAGAAAGATATTACTACAGTGTAG
- a CDS encoding alpha/beta fold hydrolase — protein sequence MNSTTFTSTKTWFWQGLPISYQMQGTKGPAVILVHGFGASWGHWRKNIPVLAETCQVYAIDLIGFGASAKPQPNEKITYTLETWGKQIVDFCQQVVGKPAFLVGNSIGCIVAMQAAISSPDIALSIALLNCSLRLLHDRKRQNLPWIRRVGTPLLQKFLSIKSIGNFFFSQLAQPKTIKRILLQAYNVKEAVTDELVDILMKPARDPGAADVFLAFTNYSSGPLPEDLLPILPCQAIILWGTADPWEPIDLGRELANFPQVQKFIPLEGVGHCPQDEAPELVNSLLQEWIHSY from the coding sequence ATGAATTCTACCACATTCACATCTACAAAAACTTGGTTTTGGCAAGGACTACCTATATCCTATCAAATGCAAGGGACTAAAGGACCAGCGGTAATTTTAGTACATGGATTTGGTGCTTCTTGGGGACACTGGCGCAAAAACATACCTGTCCTTGCGGAAACTTGTCAGGTGTACGCCATTGATTTAATTGGTTTTGGAGCTTCTGCTAAACCCCAACCCAATGAAAAAATCACTTACACCCTAGAAACTTGGGGAAAGCAAATAGTTGACTTTTGTCAACAAGTAGTAGGCAAGCCCGCATTTTTAGTTGGTAACTCTATTGGTTGTATTGTAGCAATGCAGGCAGCTATTAGCAGTCCGGATATAGCTTTATCAATTGCTTTACTAAATTGCTCCCTGAGATTATTACATGACCGCAAACGGCAAAATTTACCCTGGATTAGGCGGGTAGGAACCCCCCTGTTACAAAAATTCCTATCTATTAAATCCATTGGCAACTTCTTTTTTAGTCAACTAGCTCAACCCAAAACCATCAAAAGAATTCTTTTGCAAGCTTATAATGTTAAAGAAGCAGTTACGGATGAATTGGTAGATATTTTGATGAAACCAGCAAGAGACCCTGGTGCTGCTGATGTATTCTTAGCCTTCACCAACTATTCCAGCGGACCCTTACCGGAGGACTTGTTACCGATATTACCTTGTCAGGCAATCATTTTATGGGGAACGGCTGACCCCTGGGAACCAATCGATCTAGGTAGGGAGTTAGCCAATTTTCCCCAGGTGCAAAAATTTATTCCTCTGGAAGGAGTGGGACATTGTCCCCAGGATGAAGCTCCTGAATTGGTAAATTCTCTTTTACAAGAGTGGATCCATAGTTACTGA
- a CDS encoding succinate dehydrogenase/fumarate reductase iron-sulfur subunit has product MEVILQIIRQQPNSTPVVQSYNLQVDPGNTILDCLNRIKWEQDGTLAFRKNCRNTICGSCAMVINGRSALACKENVGSELARLTNISASVYPVDHHTINSITVAPLGNMPVIKDLVVDMTSFWDNLEAVTPYISTAARQIPEREFLQTPQERSLLDQTGNCIMCGACYSECNARQVNPDFVGPHALAKAYRMVADSRDDNQENRLEEYNHTTQGVWGCTRCFYCDSVCPMGVEPLAQINKIKQKILERKQANESRSIRHRKVLVDLVKQGGWIDERQFGVQVVGNYFRDLKGLLSLAPLGLRMLVRGKFPLSFEPSAGTQEVRSLIESIQKEESKSH; this is encoded by the coding sequence ATGGAAGTTATTTTGCAGATTATTCGTCAGCAACCCAATTCTACTCCCGTGGTTCAATCCTATAATCTACAGGTGGATCCCGGAAATACAATCTTGGATTGTCTTAATCGTATTAAGTGGGAACAAGATGGAACTTTGGCATTCCGCAAAAACTGTCGTAATACTATTTGTGGTAGCTGTGCTATGGTGATTAATGGACGTTCCGCTTTAGCTTGCAAAGAAAATGTTGGCAGCGAACTGGCTAGGTTAACAAATATTTCTGCTTCTGTTTACCCGGTGGATCATCATACCATTAATTCAATTACCGTCGCCCCCCTGGGAAATATGCCTGTAATTAAGGATTTGGTGGTGGATATGACCAGTTTTTGGGATAATCTGGAGGCGGTTACACCATATATTAGTACAGCAGCACGACAAATCCCAGAAAGGGAATTTCTTCAAACCCCCCAGGAGCGATCGCTTTTAGACCAGACGGGAAATTGTATTATGTGTGGTGCATGTTATTCCGAGTGTAATGCTCGTCAGGTCAACCCAGATTTTGTTGGTCCCCATGCTTTAGCTAAAGCCTATCGTATGGTAGCAGATTCCCGTGATGACAATCAAGAAAATCGCTTGGAAGAATATAATCATACAACTCAAGGTGTGTGGGGTTGCACTCGCTGTTTCTATTGTGATTCTGTATGTCCCATGGGAGTAGAACCTTTAGCACAAATCAACAAAATCAAACAAAAGATTTTAGAACGTAAACAAGCTAATGAAAGTCGTTCTATTCGCCACCGTAAGGTACTGGTAGATTTAGTTAAACAGGGAGGATGGATAGATGAGCGTCAGTTTGGAGTACAAGTGGTTGGCAATTATTTTCGCGATCTCAAAGGACTACTTTCTCTAGCTCCCCTGGGTTTAAGAATGTTAGTCCGAGGCAAGTTTCCTCTTTCCTTTGAGCCATCAGCAGGTACCCAGGAAGTAAGATCTCTTATAGAGTCCATCCAAAAGGAGGAATCAAAATCACATTAG
- a CDS encoding alpha/beta fold hydrolase produces MTTSWDRMIFLPSAIEQLSEPTSVALAQSIQIEEMITPLSPQPIRTSYVVQGSGNTPILLIHGFDSSVLEFRRLLPLLAPTHPTWAVDLLGFGFTERQRDIGYSPAAIKTHLYHFWKTLIGQPVILLGASMGGAAAIDFALTYPELVQKLILIDSAGLKGGSALSKLMFPQLYSLAAEFLRNSQVRDRICRSAYKNPNLINDDTLCCRDLHIEMANWKESLITFTQSGGYQAFKLEELGKIGQPTLILWGDSDRILGTKDGDKFRQAIPQSQLIWIPDCGHIPHVEKPEITAQHILDFTGKIL; encoded by the coding sequence ATGACTACCTCTTGGGACAGAATGATTTTTTTGCCGTCAGCTATTGAACAACTCTCGGAACCAACTTCTGTAGCTTTAGCTCAAAGTATCCAAATTGAGGAGATGATTACTCCTTTAAGTCCCCAACCAATTAGGACTAGCTATGTCGTCCAGGGTAGTGGGAACACCCCCATATTATTAATTCATGGTTTTGATAGTTCGGTTTTGGAGTTCCGCCGACTTTTGCCCTTGTTAGCTCCTACCCATCCAACTTGGGCGGTAGATTTGCTGGGGTTTGGTTTTACCGAAAGACAACGGGATATTGGGTATAGTCCTGCTGCGATTAAAACCCATCTGTATCATTTTTGGAAAACCCTTATTGGTCAACCTGTGATTCTGCTAGGAGCTTCTATGGGGGGCGCAGCAGCTATTGATTTTGCTCTTACCTATCCTGAATTGGTACAAAAGCTAATCTTAATTGATAGTGCTGGTTTAAAAGGGGGTTCGGCTTTAAGTAAATTAATGTTCCCCCAACTATACTCATTAGCAGCAGAGTTTTTGCGTAATTCCCAAGTGCGCGATCGCATTTGCCGTTCTGCTTACAAAAATCCCAATTTAATTAATGATGACACCTTATGTTGTCGTGACCTGCACATAGAAATGGCAAATTGGAAGGAATCATTAATTACCTTTACCCAAAGTGGTGGTTATCAAGCCTTTAAATTAGAGGAGTTAGGGAAAATTGGGCAACCAACCCTAATTTTATGGGGAGACAGTGATAGAATACTAGGGACGAAGGATGGGGATAAATTTAGACAAGCAATTCCCCAAAGTCAATTAATTTGGATTCCCGACTGTGGTCACATTCCTCATGTAGAAAAGCCAGAAATTACGGCACAGCACATTTTAGATTTTACTGGTAAAATATTGTGA
- a CDS encoding SRPBCC family protein: MLHFSHSSIINAPVQVVWEFHERQDVLKLLTPPWQPVQVLRREGGLNKGAITEFRLFVGVLPLTWLARHTECEKYRLFTDEQVSGPFDSWVHRHEFMEENGQTRLTDNIKYSLPGAERLELIGGWVVQVQLEAMFRYRHFITKRECEV; encoded by the coding sequence ATGTTACACTTTTCTCATTCTTCAATTATTAATGCACCAGTCCAAGTAGTTTGGGAATTCCATGAGAGACAGGATGTTTTGAAGCTCCTTACTCCTCCTTGGCAACCTGTGCAAGTGTTGCGTCGGGAGGGGGGACTCAATAAAGGTGCTATCACAGAATTTAGATTGTTTGTGGGGGTACTACCCCTGACCTGGTTAGCGCGTCATACTGAATGTGAGAAATATCGACTGTTTACTGACGAACAGGTGTCAGGACCTTTTGATTCATGGGTACATCGTCATGAGTTTATGGAAGAAAATGGTCAAACAAGATTAACTGATAATATTAAATATTCTCTCCCCGGTGCTGAAAGACTAGAATTAATAGGTGGGTGGGTGGTTCAAGTGCAATTGGAAGCAATGTTTCGCTACCGTCATTTTATTACTAAACGGGAATGTGAGGTGTAA
- the psbX gene encoding photosystem II reaction center X protein: MTPSLANFLWSLLWGTAIVVIPATVGLIFISQKDKVQRN; the protein is encoded by the coding sequence ATGACACCCTCTTTAGCAAATTTCCTTTGGAGTCTACTTTGGGGTACTGCTATTGTAGTTATCCCTGCTACCGTAGGTTTGATTTTTATCAGCCAAAAAGATAAGGTCCAACGCAATTAG
- a CDS encoding B12-binding domain-containing radical SAM protein translates to MTPSVFESERLLFTPAQPSTNPIPVIFAFPNEYTVGITSLGYQVVWATLAMRNDLQVSRLFTDVQEPLPRQAEIIGFSMSWELDYVNILQILESLQIPVRASNRGLEYPLVFGGGPVLTANPEPFADFFDVVLLGDGETLLESFIDCYKQVRQAPKSVQLRTLAQVPGIYIPSLYDVEYWGEDGEIKAIYPLEVDIPPLVHKQTYRGNNLSVSTVVTQKAAWENIFMVEVVRSCPEMCRFCLASYLTLPFRTASLEGSLIPAIEQGLKITNRLGLLGASVTQHPEFSDLLDYISQPKYDDVRLSVASVRTNTVTQKLAHTLATRDCHSLTIAVESGSEKLRQIINKKLDNKEIIQAAINAKAGGLSGLKLYGMVGIPGEEPEDLDATVTMMRDIKKATPGLRLTLGCSTFVPKSHTPFQWFGVNKSAEKRLQFLQKQLKPQGIDFRPESYNWSVIQSLLSRGDRRLSYLLELTRNFGDSLGSYKRAFKELKGKIPDLDFYVHSHWSPQQILPWNHLQGPLPPSTLIKHLEIATSHFRSLSPLKVNR, encoded by the coding sequence GTGACACCATCCGTATTTGAGTCCGAACGTCTGTTATTTACCCCAGCTCAACCCAGCACTAATCCTATCCCTGTGATTTTTGCCTTCCCCAATGAATACACTGTGGGTATCACTAGTCTTGGTTATCAGGTGGTATGGGCAACTTTAGCAATGCGCAATGATCTACAAGTAAGTCGCTTATTTACCGATGTGCAAGAACCTCTCCCTAGACAAGCGGAAATTATTGGTTTTTCCATGTCCTGGGAATTGGATTATGTGAACATCTTGCAGATTTTAGAGTCTTTACAAATTCCTGTACGTGCAAGTAATCGGGGTTTGGAATATCCGCTGGTTTTTGGTGGTGGTCCGGTTTTAACTGCTAATCCCGAACCCTTTGCTGATTTTTTTGATGTGGTGCTATTGGGTGATGGAGAGACTTTATTAGAGAGTTTTATTGATTGTTATAAGCAAGTTAGACAAGCTCCTAAAAGTGTTCAACTTAGAACCTTAGCTCAAGTACCGGGAATCTATATTCCCAGTTTATATGATGTTGAATATTGGGGTGAAGATGGGGAAATCAAGGCTATTTACCCTCTGGAGGTTGATATTCCTCCCCTTGTTCACAAGCAGACCTATAGAGGAAATAATCTTTCGGTTTCCACAGTGGTGACACAAAAAGCAGCATGGGAAAATATTTTCATGGTGGAGGTGGTGCGCAGTTGTCCGGAAATGTGTCGGTTTTGTTTAGCCAGTTATTTAACTTTGCCCTTTAGAACCGCCAGTTTGGAAGGTTCTTTAATTCCTGCTATTGAACAGGGTTTAAAAATTACTAATCGTCTAGGTTTACTGGGTGCATCTGTAACTCAACATCCAGAATTTTCTGACCTTTTGGATTATATTAGTCAACCTAAATATGATGATGTGCGATTGAGTGTTGCTTCTGTAAGAACCAATACGGTTACCCAAAAATTAGCTCATACTTTAGCCACAAGAGATTGCCATTCTTTGACCATTGCTGTAGAGAGTGGTTCAGAAAAACTCCGCCAGATTATTAATAAAAAATTAGATAATAAAGAAATTATTCAAGCTGCTATTAATGCTAAAGCTGGGGGTTTATCAGGGTTAAAATTATATGGCATGGTGGGTATTCCCGGGGAGGAACCTGAAGATTTAGATGCTACGGTGACTATGATGAGAGATATAAAAAAGGCTACCCCCGGATTACGATTAACTCTAGGATGTAGCACCTTTGTTCCTAAGTCCCATACTCCGTTCCAATGGTTTGGAGTTAACAAGAGTGCGGAAAAGAGGTTACAGTTCTTACAAAAACAACTAAAACCCCAAGGTATAGATTTTCGTCCCGAAAGTTATAATTGGTCTGTGATTCAGTCTTTGTTGTCTAGGGGAGACCGTCGTCTTTCTTATTTGTTAGAACTAACCCGTAATTTTGGTGACTCTTTAGGAAGTTATAAACGAGCATTTAAGGAATTAAAAGGTAAAATTCCCGATTTAGACTTTTACGTTCATAGTCACTGGTCACCCCAGCAAATCCTCCCTTGGAATCACCTACAAGGACCATTACCACCATCTACCCTAATTAAACATTTAGAAATAGCAACTAGTCATTTTCGTTCTCTTTCCCCACTTAAAGTCAACAGGTAG
- a CDS encoding TolB family protein yields MQVLILALAILLVSCGTGEVRMDIFSVNTRYTEQDPALSGDGKFLAFVSNRSGSQQLLVYDLQNQGFAPISGLNRRETIVENPSLSYTGRYICYLTSDRAKPVIALYDRVTKRSQVLTPTYGGWIKNPDISPDGRYIVFQSAGRGQWDIEVLDRGPTVELDIPNGRAVGN; encoded by the coding sequence ATGCAAGTCCTAATTTTGGCACTGGCTATTTTACTGGTCTCTTGTGGCACTGGTGAAGTGAGGATGGATATTTTTTCGGTCAATACCCGCTATACAGAACAGGATCCTGCTTTGAGTGGTGATGGAAAGTTTCTAGCTTTTGTTTCTAATCGTAGTGGTAGTCAGCAGTTATTGGTCTATGATTTGCAAAATCAAGGCTTTGCTCCCATTTCTGGTTTAAACCGACGAGAAACTATTGTGGAAAATCCTAGTCTTAGCTACACTGGTCGTTATATTTGCTATTTAACAAGCGATCGCGCTAAACCAGTGATAGCTCTTTATGACCGGGTTACAAAACGGTCACAAGTGTTAACTCCCACATACGGGGGTTGGATTAAAAATCCGGATATTAGTCCTGATGGGCGTTATATTGTCTTCCAATCTGCTGGTCGTGGACAATGGGATATTGAAGTTTTAGATCGTGGACCAACTGTGGAGTTAGATATTCCTAATGGTAGGGCGGTGGGAAATTAG
- a CDS encoding YggT family protein: MSGVDLISWTVGPLLGVMTFLFIFRIILTWYPQVSLKQLPFSLIAWPTEPFLILLRRIVPPLGGVDITPIIWVGIFSLVREFLLGQQGLLTMAARLNG, translated from the coding sequence ATGAGTGGTGTTGACCTGATCTCCTGGACTGTTGGACCCCTTCTGGGTGTCATGACCTTTTTATTTATTTTCCGGATCATTTTGACTTGGTATCCCCAGGTGAGTCTTAAACAGTTACCGTTTAGTCTAATTGCCTGGCCAACCGAACCTTTTTTGATCCTACTCAGAAGAATTGTACCACCTCTTGGTGGTGTGGATATCACTCCCATTATTTGGGTAGGTATCTTCAGCTTGGTAAGGGAGTTTTTACTAGGTCAGCAAGGATTACTGACCATGGCGGCACGATTAAATGGGTAG
- the pyrH gene encoding UMP kinase gives MGTNYQRVLLKLSGEALMGNLGYGIDPEVVKGIAQELAEVVATGVQVAIVVGGGNIFRGVKAASAGMDRATADYIGMIATVMNAMTLQDSLERIGVQTRVQTAIAMQEVAEPYIRRRAIRHLEKGRVVIFGAGSGNPFFTTDTTAALRAAEIEANVIFKATKVDGIYNADPKVHSDAKRYKTLTYGHVLAEDLRVMDSTAIALCKENNIPILVFDLTVRGNIRRAVMGESIGTLVGGSCEIS, from the coding sequence ATGGGAACGAATTACCAACGGGTTTTACTGAAACTGAGCGGTGAGGCCTTAATGGGCAACTTGGGCTATGGCATTGATCCAGAAGTAGTCAAGGGAATAGCTCAAGAATTAGCAGAGGTCGTGGCCACTGGTGTTCAAGTCGCTATCGTGGTTGGTGGTGGCAACATTTTTAGGGGCGTTAAAGCAGCATCAGCAGGTATGGACAGGGCAACTGCTGATTATATAGGAATGATTGCCACAGTAATGAATGCCATGACTCTACAGGACTCCCTAGAGAGGATAGGAGTACAAACAAGAGTACAAACTGCGATCGCCATGCAAGAGGTGGCTGAACCATATATTCGTCGTCGTGCCATCCGTCATTTAGAAAAAGGACGAGTGGTAATTTTTGGTGCGGGTTCAGGAAATCCTTTCTTTACCACGGACACCACTGCTGCTTTAAGAGCAGCGGAAATCGAAGCAAATGTGATTTTTAAGGCTACTAAGGTAGACGGTATCTACAACGCAGACCCTAAAGTTCATTCCGACGCCAAACGCTATAAAACCCTCACCTATGGTCACGTTTTGGCGGAGGATTTGCGAGTGATGGATAGTACCGCAATTGCCCTATGTAAAGAAAATAATATTCCAATTCTCGTCTTTGACTTAACGGTACGGGGAAATATCCGTCGCGCAGTCATGGGAGAATCTATTGGTACTCTTGTGGGAGGTTCTTGTGAAATTAGCTGA
- a CDS encoding DUF29 domain-containing protein, with amino-acid sequence MYSSSENLHLLYDIDENLWLEKTIVLLKEKRFYDLDLQHLVEELEALSKRDKNAVASLLEQIIRHLLLLQYWHEESEINRNHWQTEIVGFRNQLERLLTTNLHNYLYTELEKIYQGAFRYVRQKTRFEVSFPQDCPYSLEQLLNQSYF; translated from the coding sequence ATGTATAGCAGTTCTGAAAATTTACACTTGCTTTATGATATAGATGAGAATTTATGGTTGGAAAAAACAATTGTTTTGCTCAAAGAAAAACGGTTTTATGACTTGGATTTACAGCATTTGGTTGAGGAGCTAGAAGCATTGAGTAAAAGAGATAAAAATGCTGTAGCTAGTCTTTTGGAGCAGATTATTAGGCATCTTTTATTATTGCAATATTGGCACGAGGAGTCTGAAATTAATAGAAATCATTGGCAAACAGAAATTGTCGGTTTCCGGAACCAACTTGAGAGATTATTAACAACTAACTTGCACAATTATCTTTATACTGAACTAGAAAAGATATACCAAGGTGCTTTCAGATATGTGCGACAGAAAACTAGATTTGAGGTTAGTTTCCCTCAAGATTGTCCTTACAGTTTAGAACAGCTTTTGAATCAAAGTTATTTTTAA
- a CDS encoding AbrB family transcriptional regulator yields the protein MTETASAPLTGKALLSRVKELSNLPRRERAKQCGYYTVTKNNQVRVNLTDFYDALLSARGIPLSPESTKDGRGREPTYRVSVHQNRQIVIGATYTKAMGLKPGDEFEIRLGYKHIHLIQLSESDKKLLSSETDGDDDSLETDDDDDLDSDEEE from the coding sequence ATGACTGAAACCGCAAGTGCCCCATTAACAGGAAAAGCATTGCTGTCTAGGGTAAAAGAACTTTCCAATTTACCCCGCCGAGAAAGAGCAAAGCAATGTGGGTATTACACCGTAACTAAAAATAATCAGGTGCGTGTTAACCTCACGGATTTTTATGATGCTTTGTTATCTGCTAGAGGTATTCCCCTCAGTCCAGAATCAACGAAAGATGGAAGAGGAAGAGAACCAACCTATCGTGTAAGTGTCCATCAAAACCGTCAAATTGTCATTGGTGCTACTTACACCAAGGCCATGGGTTTAAAACCCGGAGATGAATTTGAAATTCGTCTGGGTTATAAACATATTCACCTGATTCAACTAAGTGAAAGTGATAAAAAACTACTATCTTCCGAGACTGATGGTGATGATGACAGTTTAGAAACTGATGATGATGACGATTTAGACAGCGATGAAGAGGAATAA
- a CDS encoding TolB family protein, with amino-acid sequence MLYNLHKLSRSSAILLLSLVLISGLLAGCFGYPRILSYPFDSGGRGLNSLASEFNPQISGRYIVFVTDRGGSQDVYLFDTITRSLVDLPGLNTFDTMADHPAVSQDGRYVVFAASRQGKSGIFLYDRETRQSRNLTTNLVAQFRNPTISADGNRIAFEFTNDGQWDILVCDRFGQKLNIS; translated from the coding sequence ATGTTATATAATTTACATAAGTTATCTAGGTCATCTGCCATTTTACTCTTGAGCTTGGTTTTGATCTCAGGTTTGTTAGCTGGATGTTTTGGTTACCCGCGAATATTAAGTTATCCTTTTGACTCTGGTGGTCGTGGTTTAAACAGTTTAGCTTCTGAGTTTAACCCACAGATTAGTGGTAGATATATTGTGTTTGTTACTGACCGTGGGGGTAGCCAAGATGTGTATTTATTTGACACAATTACTAGGAGTCTAGTAGATTTACCTGGACTGAATACCTTTGACACCATGGCTGACCATCCTGCGGTAAGTCAGGATGGTCGTTATGTTGTTTTTGCTGCTAGTCGTCAAGGAAAATCTGGCATTTTTCTTTATGATAGAGAAACACGCCAATCTCGTAACTTAACCACCAATTTAGTAGCTCAATTCCGCAATCCCACCATTAGTGCTGATGGCAATAGAATTGCATTTGAGTTCACCAATGATGGACAATGGGATATTTTGGTTTGTGACCGATTTGGTCAAAAATTAAATATATCCTAA
- a CDS encoding Ycf66 family protein, giving the protein MINFGINGTGLLAQVNFGANSASVLGIFLAVAGAALYFLRTVRPELSRDQDIFFAAVGLLCGFILIFQGWRLDPILQFGQLLLVGSTVFFAVESIRLRSIATQQAKRNTPIVDDEREVSKKYSYSQRRNYQAEVDEDLDPLPYYEEEEVEPPQRPRIRGSRDDRPSQENYEDTPQRTPRRSGREQPDSRTKKGRTGYGSSSNRPNSYESDENWGAPPRPVDDWESPRSETRKPSRPRKPQSPEFPQNEPPTRPRRRRPPVESFMSDEPINADYVPYNPIETPTRKPDNSDDLDDIS; this is encoded by the coding sequence ATGATAAATTTTGGGATCAATGGGACTGGTCTTCTAGCTCAGGTAAATTTCGGGGCTAATTCAGCTAGTGTGCTGGGAATTTTTCTAGCAGTAGCTGGAGCAGCACTGTATTTCCTACGTACTGTGCGTCCCGAACTTTCACGGGATCAGGATATATTTTTCGCCGCTGTTGGACTATTGTGCGGGTTTATTCTTATCTTTCAAGGGTGGCGACTTGACCCGATTTTGCAATTTGGCCAGTTGCTGTTGGTTGGCTCTACAGTATTTTTTGCAGTTGAAAGTATTAGGTTAAGGAGTATTGCTACTCAACAAGCTAAACGTAATACGCCCATTGTAGATGATGAGCGGGAAGTTAGTAAAAAATATTCTTATTCTCAACGTCGTAATTATCAAGCAGAAGTAGATGAAGATCTAGATCCACTACCATACTACGAAGAGGAAGAAGTGGAACCCCCCCAACGTCCTAGAATTCGCGGTAGTCGGGATGATCGTCCCAGTCAAGAGAACTACGAAGACACTCCCCAAAGGACACCACGTCGTAGTGGTCGGGAACAACCAGATTCACGAACTAAAAAAGGCCGCACTGGTTATGGAAGCTCCTCAAACCGTCCTAATAGTTATGAGTCTGATGAAAATTGGGGCGCTCCTCCTAGACCAGTTGATGACTGGGAATCTCCCCGTTCAGAAACCAGAAAACCGTCTCGTCCTCGTAAACCTCAATCTCCAGAATTTCCTCAGAATGAACCCCCCACCAGACCAAGAAGGCGTCGTCCCCCCGTGGAGTCTTTTATGTCTGATGAGCCCATTAATGCTGATTATGTACCCTATAATCCCATAGAAACACCAACCCGAAAACCAGATAATTCTGATGATTTGGATGATATTAGTTAA